In Bradyrhizobium guangxiense, the following are encoded in one genomic region:
- a CDS encoding glutathione S-transferase family protein, with protein MITLYGFGTGFGLPEISPFVTKTEVQLKMAGLPYRKERAMPPASPKGQLPFIDDGGEAVADSTFIRAHIERRYGFDFDASLTLAERAQAWAFERMVEHHIYWGLVGARWVDPVNFAKGPAHFFDGAPEHNREKLREDAQFRVAENYLLSGLGRHAPDDDVDLAVRSLFALSVQLGDKAYLMGNKPCGVDATAFGMLGGVLTPFFESALRQRAEGFPNLTAYVDRMMETYYPEFAWIPLRQAA; from the coding sequence ATGATCACGCTTTACGGCTTTGGCACCGGCTTCGGCCTGCCTGAAATCAGCCCCTTCGTCACCAAGACCGAGGTGCAGCTCAAGATGGCGGGACTGCCCTACCGGAAGGAGCGGGCGATGCCGCCGGCCTCGCCCAAAGGGCAACTGCCGTTCATCGACGACGGCGGTGAGGCGGTGGCTGATTCCACCTTCATCCGCGCCCATATCGAGCGCCGTTACGGCTTCGATTTCGATGCCAGCCTCACGCTGGCCGAGCGTGCGCAGGCCTGGGCGTTCGAGCGCATGGTCGAGCATCATATCTACTGGGGGCTGGTCGGGGCGCGCTGGGTCGATCCGGTCAATTTCGCCAAGGGGCCTGCGCATTTCTTCGACGGCGCACCGGAACACAACCGCGAGAAGCTGCGCGAGGACGCGCAATTCCGCGTCGCCGAGAACTATCTGCTCTCGGGCCTCGGCCGCCACGCGCCTGATGACGATGTCGACCTCGCCGTGCGCTCGCTGTTCGCGCTGTCGGTGCAGCTCGGCGACAAGGCGTACCTGATGGGCAACAAGCCCTGCGGCGTCGATGCCACCGCCTTCGGTATGCTCGGGGGGGTCCTGACGCCCTTCTTCGAATCCGCCCTGCGCCAACGCGCCGAGGGATTTCCAAACCTCACCGCCTATGTCGACCGCATGATGGAGACGTACTATCCCGAGTTCGCCTGGATCCCGCTGCGGCAGGCGGCTTGA
- a CDS encoding helix-turn-helix transcriptional regulator yields MRRADRLFQIIQVLRRTRKPLTADAIAAELETSKRTIYRDIATLIGQRVPIRGEAGMGYILEKGFDLPPLMLTPDEIEAAVLGAQWVAGHADSALARAAEDLMAKIADTVPERLRPFVLEPASRARPSWNREPDRLDMVRTRTQIHEGKKIMLRYRDEQGRASERMIWPISVGYLEAVRLLAAWCELRSDFRSFRTDRVVEASYLDEKYPERRDVLRARWRQSLVWGPPKDT; encoded by the coding sequence ATGAGACGCGCCGACCGGCTGTTTCAGATCATCCAGGTGCTGAGGCGCACGCGTAAGCCGCTGACGGCGGATGCCATCGCGGCCGAGCTCGAAACCTCGAAGCGCACGATCTATCGCGACATCGCAACGCTGATCGGCCAGCGCGTGCCGATCCGCGGCGAAGCTGGCATGGGCTACATCCTTGAAAAGGGCTTCGACCTGCCGCCCTTGATGCTGACTCCCGACGAGATCGAGGCGGCCGTGCTGGGCGCGCAATGGGTCGCCGGCCACGCCGACTCGGCGCTGGCGCGCGCGGCCGAAGACCTGATGGCCAAGATCGCCGACACCGTGCCCGAGCGCCTGCGTCCCTTCGTGCTGGAGCCGGCGAGCCGCGCACGCCCCAGCTGGAACAGGGAGCCGGACCGCCTGGACATGGTGCGCACCCGCACCCAGATCCACGAGGGCAAGAAGATCATGCTGCGCTATCGCGACGAGCAGGGCCGCGCCAGCGAGCGCATGATCTGGCCGATCTCGGTCGGCTACCTCGAAGCGGTGCGGCTGCTTGCAGCCTGGTGCGAGCTGCGCAGCGACTTCCGCAGCTTCCGGACCGACCGCGTGGTGGAGGCGAGCTACCTCGACGAGAAATATCCGGAACGACGCGACGTGCTCCGCGCCAGATGGCGGCAGAGCCTGGTCTGGGGCCCGCCCAAGGATACTTGA
- a CDS encoding YkgJ family cysteine cluster protein: protein MQESSPIDPSSCCQSCGACCGYSANWPRFSIETDEELAAIPETLVNERQSGMRCDGDRCAALQGEIGKATACGIYAMRPEVCRTCMPGDAECAMARRKFGLPVIASA from the coding sequence ATGCAAGAGAGTTCCCCCATCGATCCGTCGAGCTGTTGCCAGAGTTGCGGCGCGTGCTGCGGCTATTCGGCCAACTGGCCGCGATTCTCGATCGAGACCGACGAGGAGCTGGCCGCCATTCCGGAGACGCTGGTCAACGAACGCCAATCCGGCATGCGTTGCGACGGAGATCGCTGCGCCGCCCTGCAGGGGGAAATCGGGAAAGCGACGGCGTGCGGCATCTATGCGATGCGGCCGGAGGTGTGCCGCACCTGCATGCCGGGCGATGCCGAATGCGCGATGGCGCGGCGGAAGTTCGGGCTGCCGGTGATCGCGAGCGCATGA
- a CDS encoding DUF3307 domain-containing protein, with the protein MLLLTFKHIIADFVLQTAWMAHGKDQKHGWALPLLVHCLVHLAVALPLILIVAPKFWFVALIDFVIHITIDRAKGFVSANFGVDLAHPWFWTLIGVDQALHHLTGFGLSIFMAAN; encoded by the coding sequence ATGTTGCTGCTCACCTTCAAGCACATTATCGCCGATTTCGTGCTCCAGACCGCCTGGATGGCGCACGGCAAGGACCAGAAGCACGGCTGGGCCCTGCCACTTCTGGTGCACTGCCTCGTTCATCTTGCGGTTGCGCTGCCGCTGATCCTGATCGTGGCGCCGAAATTCTGGTTCGTGGCGCTGATCGACTTCGTGATCCACATCACGATCGATCGTGCCAAGGGGTTCGTCTCGGCGAATTTCGGTGTCGACCTTGCGCATCCCTGGTTCTGGACCTTGATCGGCGTCGATCAGGCCTTGCATCACCTGACCGGCTTCGGCCTCTCCATCTTCATGGCGGCGAACTGA
- a CDS encoding TAXI family TRAP transporter solute-binding subunit: MSTEGPTSPLTEPPPRRPKVIKTNQQQVFLYVVLTLLLSLATVWGGRIMLHNSETLTFAVGASNSDEALFAAKLASVLKANASRFRIKVVNNADNARALAQFDRKQADLAVLRTDAKVPLRARTLAVLEHDLVLLLGPGNKKIKSIAELKKKKVAVLAESESSVAFVRSILDLPDGPDAAKIQMAPQGATLDKLFAPSNGFGAVIAIVHASRAVRDKAYERFARRGGFTLNAIDEAKALARRLPGISSETLTAGTLSTSPQIPDDDLDTIGLEWLLVAQSRMSPTTAGELARTVYENKSALGLDNGFATRIEPASVEKDAFVMAHQGAADYINDDTKSFMDKYSDLMYLSAAALSVIGSIFAAIYAKVTRIAPEKASELSTAILDIGERIEHAHSLDQLECLQDELEGILRGAVIGLRDGTISTDGLDTFKLGYEFVRDEIGMRRDYLKRHASETEKAARDAGPAQPDDSNVVVVKTAQSA, encoded by the coding sequence ATGAGTACTGAAGGCCCCACGTCGCCACTGACGGAGCCGCCGCCCCGGCGCCCCAAGGTGATCAAGACGAATCAGCAGCAGGTCTTCCTCTACGTCGTGCTGACCCTGCTGTTGTCGCTCGCCACCGTCTGGGGTGGCCGCATCATGCTGCACAATTCGGAAACGCTGACCTTTGCCGTCGGCGCTTCCAACAGCGACGAGGCCCTGTTCGCGGCCAAGCTCGCCAGCGTGCTGAAGGCCAACGCCTCGCGCTTCCGGATCAAGGTCGTCAACAACGCCGACAACGCCAGGGCGCTCGCACAGTTCGACCGCAAGCAGGCTGACCTTGCCGTCCTGCGCACCGATGCCAAGGTGCCGCTGCGGGCCCGCACGCTCGCGGTTCTCGAGCACGATCTCGTGCTTCTGCTCGGTCCCGGCAACAAGAAGATCAAGTCGATCGCCGAGCTGAAGAAGAAGAAGGTCGCCGTTCTCGCCGAGAGCGAATCCTCCGTCGCCTTCGTCCGCAGCATCCTCGACCTCCCCGACGGTCCGGACGCTGCGAAGATCCAGATGGCGCCGCAGGGAGCAACGCTGGACAAGCTGTTTGCGCCGTCAAACGGCTTTGGCGCGGTGATTGCCATCGTCCATGCCTCCAGGGCGGTGCGGGACAAGGCCTATGAGCGGTTCGCCAGGCGCGGCGGCTTTACCCTCAACGCGATCGACGAGGCCAAGGCGCTGGCGCGCCGGCTTCCCGGCATTTCGAGCGAGACGCTGACGGCAGGCACCCTGTCGACCTCGCCGCAAATACCCGACGACGACCTCGACACGATCGGGCTGGAATGGCTGCTGGTCGCACAATCCAGGATGTCTCCGACCACGGCAGGCGAGCTCGCACGCACCGTTTACGAGAACAAATCCGCACTCGGGCTCGACAACGGCTTTGCCACCAGGATCGAGCCGGCCTCGGTCGAAAAGGACGCTTTCGTCATGGCGCACCAGGGGGCGGCCGACTACATCAACGACGACACCAAGTCGTTCATGGATAAGTACAGCGACTTGATGTATCTGAGCGCCGCCGCACTCAGCGTCATCGGCTCGATCTTCGCCGCGATCTACGCCAAGGTCACGCGCATCGCGCCGGAGAAGGCCAGCGAGCTCTCCACCGCCATCCTCGACATCGGCGAGCGGATCGAGCATGCCCACTCCCTGGATCAGCTGGAATGCCTCCAGGACGAGCTGGAAGGCATCTTGCGCGGCGCCGTCATCGGCCTCAGAGACGGCACGATCAGTACCGACGGGCTCGACACCTTCAAGCTCGGCTACGAATTCGTCCGCGACGAGATCGGCATGCGTCGCGACTATCTGAAACGTCATGCCAGCGAGACCGAGAAGGCGGCGCGCGACGCCGGCCCTGCCCAGCCCGACGACAGCAATGTCGTGGTGGTGAAAACCGCCCAGAGCGCCTGA
- a CDS encoding cyclic nucleotide-gated ion channel produces MSKPLISALAQFAAATAGRNMTKAAYVAVSIGVLGMVLLSDKRADELHGWINALLWACLAYFVFEWLVRLRHMGQQGRLSLYVSSSAGIVDAIGALAVPVALLLGVEPRTAWLLSVLWVLKVVPGIPGLRQLRRVLVLESGPLVSVLVIFLMVVFLASVAEYFLERDVQPQTFGSVPAALWWAVVTLTTTGYGDVVPVTPLGRLVAAAVMISGLGVFGLWTGILATGFAAETRRDNFLKTWEAVSKVPFFAALGPAAIADVTHMLRTMELPARTMIIRKGAQGDCMYFIAAGEVEVDLPGKKVQLGEGAFFGEMALLGNNKRGANVSTTKVSRLLVLDLVDFRVLMARHPDLAETIDAEARRRALENK; encoded by the coding sequence ATGTCCAAGCCGCTGATTTCCGCTCTGGCCCAGTTCGCGGCCGCCACGGCCGGCCGCAACATGACCAAGGCGGCCTATGTCGCGGTCAGCATCGGCGTGCTCGGCATGGTGTTGCTGTCGGACAAGCGGGCCGACGAGCTGCACGGCTGGATCAACGCGCTGCTCTGGGCGTGCCTCGCCTATTTCGTGTTCGAATGGCTGGTCCGGCTGCGCCACATGGGACAACAGGGGCGGCTCTCGCTCTATGTGTCCTCTTCCGCCGGCATCGTCGACGCGATCGGAGCGCTGGCCGTGCCGGTCGCGCTTCTCCTCGGCGTCGAGCCCAGAACGGCCTGGCTGCTCAGCGTGCTCTGGGTGCTGAAGGTGGTCCCGGGCATTCCGGGCCTGCGGCAGCTTCGCCGCGTCCTGGTGCTGGAATCGGGACCGCTGGTCAGCGTGCTCGTGATCTTCTTGATGGTGGTCTTCCTCGCCTCCGTCGCCGAATATTTCCTGGAGCGGGACGTGCAGCCGCAGACGTTCGGCAGCGTCCCCGCCGCGCTGTGGTGGGCCGTCGTCACGCTGACGACGACGGGCTACGGCGACGTCGTGCCGGTCACGCCGCTCGGGCGCCTGGTGGCGGCCGCAGTGATGATCTCCGGCCTCGGCGTGTTCGGCCTCTGGACCGGTATCCTGGCGACCGGATTCGCCGCCGAGACGCGGCGCGACAATTTCCTCAAGACCTGGGAGGCCGTCAGCAAGGTGCCGTTCTTCGCGGCGCTTGGACCGGCTGCGATCGCCGACGTCACCCACATGTTGCGGACCATGGAGCTGCCGGCGCGCACCATGATCATCCGCAAGGGAGCGCAGGGCGATTGCATGTATTTCATCGCCGCCGGCGAGGTCGAGGTCGACCTGCCCGGCAAGAAGGTTCAGCTCGGCGAAGGGGCCTTCTTCGGCGAGATGGCGCTGCTCGGCAACAACAAGCGCGGCGCCAACGTCTCGACCACGAAAGTGTCGCGGCTTCTGGTGCTCGACCTCGTCGACTTCCGCGTGCTGATGGCACGGCACCCGGATCTCGCCGAGACCATCGACGCGGAAGCAAGACGCCGCGCGCTGGAAAACAAGTAA
- a CDS encoding enoyl-CoA hydratase/isomerase family protein, producing MSDTADAASSPVLETNGARATIRLNRPKHLNRLQAEDLDELVRLFDVVEADPAIRVLVLTGTGRAFSAGYDLNSVAERAVSATEQQSAGSAFEAVVNRLEDLGVPTICRLNGGVYGGSTDLALACDFRIGVDSAEMFMPAARLGLHYYPSGIKRYVTRLGVDNAKRLFLTAQKISAPEMLRIGYLTAMVPEETLDEEVDKLADILAGNAPQAMRGMKRAINEFARGELDADAADQRHRDSMRGDEIKEGIKAFAEKRAPRF from the coding sequence ATGTCGGACACAGCCGACGCGGCATCCAGCCCCGTGCTCGAAACCAACGGCGCGCGCGCGACCATCCGCCTCAACCGGCCAAAGCATCTCAACCGGCTCCAGGCGGAGGATCTCGACGAGCTCGTCAGACTGTTCGACGTGGTGGAGGCCGATCCAGCCATTCGCGTGCTGGTGCTGACCGGCACCGGCCGCGCGTTCTCGGCCGGCTATGACCTCAACTCGGTTGCCGAGCGTGCCGTCAGCGCAACCGAGCAGCAGAGCGCGGGCTCTGCCTTCGAGGCGGTCGTCAACCGGCTGGAAGATCTCGGCGTACCGACGATCTGCCGGCTCAACGGCGGCGTCTATGGCGGCTCGACTGATCTCGCACTCGCCTGCGATTTCCGCATCGGCGTCGACAGCGCCGAGATGTTCATGCCGGCGGCGCGGCTCGGGCTGCATTATTACCCGAGCGGCATCAAGCGCTACGTCACCCGGCTCGGCGTCGACAACGCGAAAAGATTGTTCCTGACCGCGCAAAAGATCAGCGCGCCGGAGATGCTGCGGATCGGCTACCTCACCGCCATGGTACCGGAAGAGACGCTCGACGAGGAAGTCGACAAGCTCGCCGACATTCTCGCCGGCAACGCGCCGCAAGCCATGCGCGGCATGAAGCGCGCGATCAACGAGTTCGCCCGCGGCGAGCTCGACGCCGACGCCGCCGACCAGCGCCACCGCGACAGCATGCGCGGTGACGAGATCAAGGAAGGCATCAAGGCGTTTGCGGAGAAGAGGGCGCCGCGGTTTTGA
- a CDS encoding glutathione S-transferase family protein — MTDPNPITLYYSPQSRATGTRVLLEELGAPYDLHVLNMKAGEQRQPGYLAINPLGKVPAVHHRGELVTEQVAITIYLADLFPQAGLTPALNDSLRGPYLRWIAYYGASFEPALIDKFMQREPAPITQSPYADYDTMLGALEAQLSKGPYLLGERMTAADVLWGVAFNWTMMFGIVPKKDVFVRYAERMTARPAFQRITAADEEMAAQHAKASGA, encoded by the coding sequence ATGACCGATCCGAACCCCATCACGCTGTATTACTCGCCGCAAAGCCGCGCCACCGGCACGCGGGTGCTGCTGGAGGAACTGGGCGCGCCCTACGATCTCCATGTCCTCAACATGAAGGCCGGCGAGCAGCGCCAGCCCGGCTATCTCGCCATCAATCCGCTGGGCAAGGTGCCGGCGGTCCATCATCGCGGAGAGCTCGTGACCGAGCAGGTCGCGATCACCATCTATCTCGCCGATCTCTTCCCGCAGGCAGGTCTGACGCCCGCGCTGAACGATTCCTTGCGCGGTCCATATCTGCGCTGGATTGCCTATTACGGCGCCTCGTTCGAGCCGGCGCTGATCGACAAGTTCATGCAGCGTGAGCCGGCCCCGATCACGCAGTCGCCTTATGCCGACTACGACACCATGCTAGGGGCGCTTGAAGCGCAGCTGTCGAAGGGGCCGTATCTGCTCGGCGAGCGCATGACGGCCGCGGACGTGCTGTGGGGCGTCGCCTTCAACTGGACCATGATGTTCGGCATCGTGCCGAAGAAGGACGTCTTCGTCCGCTATGCCGAGCGCATGACCGCGCGTCCGGCGTTCCAGCGCATCACTGCGGCCGACGAGGAGATGGCCGCACAGCATGCGAAGGCGTCGGGTGCGTAA
- a CDS encoding helix-turn-helix transcriptional regulator — protein MRASRMLSILTTLQARGQVTAPELAEACEVSVRTIYRDIDALAASGVPVYADRGAEGGYRLLDGYRVRLNGLSETEAGALFLAGLPGPAAALGLDAAMIAAQNKLMAALPAHLRQDASRMQERFHLDAPGWFGEAEEPKHLRTIAGALLRGTLIRIRYQSWRAEKQRRLAPLGLVLKGGSWYLAGQVDGNVRTYRVARVLDCTALDDRFDRPADFDLAAYWQTATLRLEAEMHPNVAVVRLSPFGVKLLDALSQPYVKTRTLLEETADADGWRTARVPVGRTSWHAAAELLRLRPEAEVLEPADLRDKMAEMTQAMAKRYCAVRKA, from the coding sequence ATGCGCGCGAGCCGGATGCTGTCGATCCTCACCACTCTCCAGGCCAGGGGGCAGGTCACCGCGCCCGAGCTCGCGGAGGCCTGCGAGGTCTCGGTGCGCACGATCTATCGCGATATCGATGCGCTCGCGGCCTCCGGCGTTCCTGTTTATGCTGACCGCGGCGCGGAGGGTGGCTATCGCCTGCTCGACGGCTATCGCGTGCGGCTCAACGGGCTGTCGGAGACCGAGGCCGGGGCACTGTTCCTCGCGGGGCTGCCGGGCCCCGCCGCGGCGCTCGGGCTCGATGCGGCGATGATCGCCGCCCAGAACAAGCTGATGGCGGCGCTGCCCGCCCATCTGCGCCAGGATGCCAGCCGGATGCAGGAGCGCTTTCACCTGGATGCGCCGGGCTGGTTCGGCGAGGCGGAAGAGCCGAAGCATCTGCGCACGATTGCCGGCGCGCTGCTGCGCGGCACGCTGATCAGGATCCGTTACCAGAGCTGGCGCGCGGAGAAGCAGCGCCGCCTCGCGCCGCTCGGGCTCGTGCTGAAGGGCGGCAGCTGGTATCTCGCGGGGCAGGTCGACGGCAACGTGCGCACCTATCGCGTCGCTCGCGTGCTCGACTGCACGGCGCTCGACGACCGCTTCGATCGGCCTGCCGATTTCGATCTCGCCGCCTATTGGCAGACCGCGACACTTCGCCTTGAGGCGGAGATGCATCCGAATGTCGCAGTCGTGCGGCTGTCGCCGTTCGGCGTCAAGTTGCTCGACGCGCTGAGCCAGCCCTACGTCAAGACGCGCACGCTATTGGAAGAGACCGCCGATGCCGACGGCTGGCGCACTGCGCGCGTGCCGGTCGGCAGGACATCCTGGCACGCCGCGGCCGAATTGTTGCGGCTCCGCCCCGAGGCCGAAGTGCTGGAGCCCGCCGATCTGCGCGACAAAATGGCCGAGATGACGCAAGCCATGGCTAAGCGCTATTGCGCGGTGCGAAAAGCCTGA
- a CDS encoding EAL domain-containing response regulator: protein MSATRGRLLVVDDDLVQRVLIGKIGAKLGYETVVASSYEAATELLSREAFEVMALDLSLGERDGVELLRFVAERGLRAMSIVIISGCDQRIMKATRRVANGLKLPIGGCLTKPLDLNRLRSALELPQRAPLAATSISPQFRITPERIMRGLADREFFVEFQPKIALETGRVVGAEALARWRTAEFGMVSPVVFIPVAEQAGLMREVTDCILSSAMSQGRKLIERNPGFTIAVNISGSLMSDLTLPDRIEEILRRENISPTSLTVEITETSAMADVERANDILVRLRIKKIGTAIDDFGTGYSSLAALARLPFSELKIDQSFVKGCESDDDMMKIVDASVALAKAFNMKVVAEGIESPQALDIIRRIGCDVAQGFLFAPSLRCSRAERWISERNALADEQAASAAPTALAS from the coding sequence ATGAGTGCGACGCGAGGCCGGCTTCTGGTGGTCGACGACGATCTGGTGCAGCGCGTTCTAATCGGCAAGATCGGGGCGAAGCTCGGCTATGAGACGGTCGTTGCATCTTCCTATGAGGCCGCAACCGAGCTTCTGTCGCGCGAGGCCTTCGAGGTCATGGCGCTCGACCTGTCGCTCGGCGAGCGGGACGGCGTGGAGCTGCTGCGCTTTGTCGCCGAGCGGGGCCTCCGCGCAATGTCGATCGTGATCATCAGCGGCTGCGATCAGCGCATCATGAAGGCCACACGCAGGGTCGCGAACGGGTTGAAGCTGCCGATCGGCGGATGCCTGACCAAGCCGCTCGATCTGAACCGCTTGCGCAGCGCGCTCGAATTGCCGCAGCGCGCGCCGCTGGCGGCAACATCCATCTCACCGCAATTTCGGATCACGCCAGAGCGGATCATGCGCGGCCTCGCCGACCGCGAATTCTTCGTGGAATTTCAGCCGAAGATCGCGCTCGAGACCGGAAGGGTCGTCGGCGCCGAGGCGCTCGCACGCTGGCGCACCGCCGAATTCGGCATGGTCTCGCCCGTGGTCTTCATTCCGGTCGCGGAGCAGGCCGGCCTCATGCGCGAGGTGACTGATTGCATCCTGTCATCGGCGATGTCGCAGGGCCGCAAGCTGATCGAGCGCAATCCCGGCTTCACCATCGCGGTCAACATCTCGGGCTCGCTGATGTCGGATCTGACCCTGCCCGACCGGATCGAGGAGATCCTGCGCCGCGAAAACATCTCGCCGACGTCGCTGACCGTGGAGATCACCGAAACCTCGGCGATGGCCGACGTCGAACGCGCCAACGACATCCTGGTGCGGCTGCGGATCAAGAAGATCGGAACGGCGATCGATGATTTCGGCACCGGCTATTCGTCGCTGGCGGCCCTGGCGCGGCTGCCGTTCAGCGAACTGAAGATCGACCAGTCCTTCGTCAAGGGCTGCGAATCCGACGACGACATGATGAAGATCGTCGATGCCTCCGTGGCGCTAGCGAAGGCGTTCAATATGAAGGTCGTGGCCGAGGGCATCGAAAGTCCTCAAGCGCTCGACATCATCCGCCGGATCGGTTGCGACGTCGCCCAGGGCTTCCTGTTTGCTCCGTCGCTGCGTTGCTCGCGCGCCGAACGATGGATCTCCGAGCGCAATGCTCTTGCGGACGAGCAGGCCGCTTCCGCGGCGCCGACGGCTCTCGCAAGCTGA
- a CDS encoding fatty acid desaturase: MTDATVSEPGHRLKPLSPAMLRELSMRSNLRGSMQSLGHYGIIVLGGALIWRVSSTWDVLWALPLMALQGYVVAFLFMAVHETAHKTAFRSRGLNLAVGHLSAFIIGLPYEYYCLFHWDHHRYTQDPARDPELIVGVKPTSDTQLALAYSGLLQVAGRLRLMLGHAVTGKVTVPWIPDSKRAVIVREARVYASLYALLLALSLWFSSALLLWVWIVPLIIGQFFLRPYLYAEHTGCERTRSAFQNTRTTYTAAIVKWIAWNMPYHVEHHAYPSIPFHALPKLNEIVDGEIVHRGRGYIRTTRQTWAWFRRERQASQVNARR; the protein is encoded by the coding sequence ATGACTGACGCGACCGTTTCCGAGCCCGGCCATCGCCTGAAGCCGCTGAGCCCGGCCATGCTGCGGGAATTGTCGATGCGCTCCAACCTTAGGGGCAGCATGCAAAGCCTCGGCCATTACGGCATAATCGTGCTGGGCGGCGCGCTGATCTGGAGAGTGTCCTCGACGTGGGACGTGCTCTGGGCGTTGCCGTTGATGGCGCTGCAGGGCTATGTCGTCGCCTTCCTGTTCATGGCGGTGCACGAGACCGCGCACAAGACCGCGTTCAGGAGCCGCGGCCTCAATCTCGCCGTGGGCCATCTCTCGGCCTTCATCATCGGATTGCCTTACGAATATTACTGCCTGTTTCACTGGGACCATCACCGCTACACCCAGGATCCGGCCAGGGATCCCGAGCTGATCGTCGGGGTGAAGCCGACATCCGACACGCAGCTGGCGCTCGCTTATAGCGGCCTGCTCCAGGTCGCCGGTCGCCTCCGGCTGATGCTCGGTCATGCGGTCACCGGCAAGGTCACCGTGCCCTGGATCCCCGACAGCAAGCGCGCCGTTATCGTGCGAGAGGCGCGTGTCTATGCCTCGCTCTATGCCCTGCTGCTTGCACTCTCGCTGTGGTTCTCGTCAGCGCTGCTGCTGTGGGTCTGGATCGTCCCGCTTATCATCGGGCAGTTCTTCCTGCGGCCCTATCTCTATGCCGAGCACACCGGTTGCGAGCGCACCCGCAGCGCGTTCCAAAACACCCGAACCACCTACACTGCGGCGATCGTCAAATGGATCGCGTGGAACATGCCCTACCATGTCGAGCACCACGCCTATCCCTCGATTCCCTTTCACGCGCTGCCGAAGCTGAACGAGATCGTCGACGGCGAGATCGTCCATCGCGGCCGCGGCTACATCAGGACGACCCGCCAGACCTGGGCCTGGTTTCGCCGAGAGCGGCAGGCCAGCCAAGTCAACGCGCGCCGGTGA
- a CDS encoding alpha/beta fold hydrolase produces MTAQRDYEIFEAGDVTLQSGAVFPSMKLAYKTYGTLSPARDNVIFYPTSFSAQHTDTEWLIGPDGVLDPTRYFIIIPNLFGNGLSSSPSNTAPPFPEVTYHDAIAVQHRLLTERFGISKLALVYGWSMGGMQAYHWAALHPDMVARAAVVCGSAHCAPYNYVFLESVKAALTADPAFRDGRFAEKPVAGYRAMGRVYAGWAMSHGFYRDELWREAGFTSLEDYLVRTWDATFARRDADDLLAQIGIWQNGDISRCTTFAGDFDRALAAIKAHMLLMPGATDRYFDVRDNEDELGRLVNATSAVLHPIPSLHGHRAGNPVGNPRDKAFIKAEIAALLAK; encoded by the coding sequence ATGACGGCGCAGCGGGATTACGAGATTTTCGAGGCCGGCGACGTCACGCTGCAGTCCGGGGCCGTCTTTCCCTCGATGAAGCTCGCCTACAAGACCTATGGCACGTTGAGCCCGGCCAGGGACAACGTCATCTTCTATCCGACCTCGTTCAGTGCGCAGCACACCGACACCGAATGGCTGATCGGGCCCGACGGCGTGCTCGATCCCACGCGTTACTTCATCATCATCCCGAACCTGTTCGGCAACGGCCTGTCGTCCTCGCCCTCGAATACCGCGCCGCCGTTCCCCGAAGTGACCTATCACGATGCCATTGCGGTCCAGCACCGACTCCTCACCGAGCGCTTCGGCATTTCGAAGCTGGCGCTCGTCTATGGCTGGTCGATGGGCGGCATGCAGGCCTATCACTGGGCAGCGCTGCATCCCGATATGGTGGCGCGCGCTGCGGTGGTCTGCGGCAGCGCGCATTGCGCGCCCTACAATTACGTCTTCCTCGAAAGCGTGAAGGCCGCGCTGACCGCCGATCCCGCCTTCCGCGACGGCCGCTTCGCCGAGAAGCCGGTCGCCGGCTATCGCGCCATGGGGCGCGTCTATGCCGGCTGGGCGATGTCGCACGGCTTCTATCGCGACGAGCTCTGGCGCGAGGCCGGCTTCACCTCGCTGGAGGATTATCTCGTCCGCACCTGGGACGCGACGTTTGCCCGGCGCGACGCCGATGATCTCTTGGCGCAGATCGGCATCTGGCAGAACGGCGATATCAGCCGCTGTACGACCTTCGCAGGCGATTTCGATCGCGCGCTGGCCGCGATCAAGGCCCATATGCTGCTGATGCCGGGCGCGACCGATCGCTATTTCGACGTTCGCGACAACGAGGACGAGCTCGGCCGGCTGGTGAACGCGACATCGGCCGTGCTGCATCCGATCCCGTCGCTGCACGGCCATCGCGCCGGCAACCCCGTCGGCAATCCGCGCGACAAAGCCTTCATCAAGGCCGAGATCGCGGCGCTCCTCGCCAAGTGA